In Cryptomeria japonica chromosome 1, Sugi_1.0, whole genome shotgun sequence, the sequence CTGAAGTCTCCTTTGAGGAAGACCTGAAGGTATTCTTGAACCATGATGTAGATTTGTGTTCCACAATAATGAATATctcattaaataaaatattttgtgaacTTTTAGTATTCTCAATACTGAACATCTGGTTAAAAGGATTTCAGATATTAGACTAAAATGAAATTTTAAGATTTATTATCCTAGATATTAGTTGTTCCAGTTTGTAATCGCATTAGTGATCTGGTAATTAAGAAATGCATAGGTTCCCCCCATTACTAATGATGGAAAAAGGTGATTTCAACTAGTTCCAGATAATTTGTtccaaagatgaaaaactcttactcagcaataaatcttttggccctAAATTTTTGAAAACTCGGGACTTGGAAAAAAATCAGCAAATTTATTGAACATTTGAAATATATAATTCTTTAAATATTCTtgaaaaacacacatatacactgaatttgtagaacatattactgatttccatcatatataaatcacaGTTTGAGTTAAATACATATCATATACCAAAAAATAAGTGCAACCTCTAAAAGAATACCTGAAAAATCATTACTGCAGAGTTATTTGAGTTTTTCTCccgattttttgcaattttttccaATAAATCTCcctgatttttttcaaaaaactcgCCCAAGATTTTTTTGCAGATAAAATCATGGTCATCAATGAATCGTGAAAAATCGGGAGTTTAAAGATTTTTTCATCTATGATTTGTACCCCACTAAAATGGTCCAATAATAAGCTATGGTAATGTTTCCATTAGTGTAATTTAACACTAATAAGTTGAAAACTGATCTTTTTCACAATACTAGCAGATATGTCTATGCAAATACAGTAGACAAAACCTGCACAGTAAGATATTTGAAGCTTAAAAACAATAAGGTTTTTATTAGGCTGTTTCTTCTATTTCCATCATGAGCAAGTTAAGTTTGTAAACAGTAATGAACTTGTCACTTCAAAAAACATACCTaatcaaagaaaagagttgctGTTCAATTAAAACAGGTGATGCAAACTAGGAGAGGCTTGAGCATATCAGCCAGCTAGCAGACATAAGCTACTTAGAATTTTTGAGTCAGCTAGAAGAAAAAAGCCTAGGTAGGTGATTCCAAAAATAATTTCTAAAATCTTATCCATTTAAAGGCATGTTTAGTTGAGTCGAAAGCATACCTGTGCAATTGCAGAAACTGTCAAAAGTGGCAATGTTGCCAAAGCTACAAGAGCTACTCGCCATTCTAGCAGCATCCCAATAACAACAGCAACAATGACAGCTGTTAAATCCTGAATTAATATTGAAAGGCGGTTGCTAAATGCGGCACGAACAAAGGTGGCATCATTTGCCAAACGCATTGATAATGCATCCGCACTGTTCTCTTCCTCATCAAACCAGCCTACTTCATTTCGCAACATTGCTGCAAACAGAAAAAGCAAAAACTCATTTCACCCCTATTTTTTAAAGATATTCGAGCAGATTGAACAGAGTCCTTATAAGCCAAGATGATGTTTTCCCATTCATTTGGCGTAACACAGTGGTAACATATTTTACCTGAAAACATCATTCTTCGAACACGCTCTGTCATTTTCTCCCCCATAATACCAAAGTAGAAATGTTGAAGAAAGTTTGCAATTACAGTCACCAGACCCATACATGAGATTACAAGGCACCACTTATTCACTTCATGCCGGAGGTGTCTACCAGATTTTTCAGAATAAGCCTCTGCTACCTGGACAAGAATGTATGCAAGAAGAGGATTAAATGAACCAAAAATAGCAGCACCTATGCTTCCCAGAAGAGCATAAAGCCATTCAGGAAAGCTCAATTCAGCTAGTCTCCATAAAGATGGAGTGCTAAGATTTTGTGCTTCCCTAGCATCTTTGCCTTGCACATGTGTCTCCTCAAAATCAGAGAGTGATCTGCTGAAGGTCTTGGAGTGAGAACGTTCATTTTTAGGATCAGATGTCAAGAGTGGAGACACAGGAGACTCCGGATCTGAGTTATTTGATGTTTGTCTCTGAATAGCATGCACATCTAATCTTGGTAACGAAGGCAACGATGTTTCAAAGCTATCCTGCCTTGTCAAGGAACTCAAATTTTCTTGCACATCTGAAGACGCCCCATTTTCTATCATCTGCTCAGAAGGTGGGCTCTGTAGCCTAGGGGAATCTAGTGTAGTATTGCTAGCCTGATAATGCGTTAAACCGTGAGCCGCATGCTGTCTTTGAAGAGATGGTGACTTGACCATCTTAGGTGAAGATGGATCTTGCTGGCTTTGACTTGCCGATGGATCCTTTTGTATGTGGAAAGTTGCAATCTCCTTGTAAGTCCTGACTGGAGTCCTATGGAAAACAAAATAGAGAATCTAATAAACTGATATTCTCATAGTGCACTTCGCTATAAATGTCAGAAACAAGTTTTAACAAAAATCTTGAACAAAGGAACATTGACAGAAAATAAATGATATCATATAGCACACAACACAAACCATGAATTTTACGATATACTATGGTGTACAGGGATTTCCAAACCTGGATATGCTGTTTATCCCCCATACACACaaaattattattgttgttgttattgttgttagtgCTATAGCTTATTgttattgtcattgttgttgttattgttattattatagtTATTgctgttgttattgttcttatttttatcattgttattctttCTCTTATTATAATCAATTTTTACTTTTTTAAATGTGAAGTTATACTCTCAAAATTATGTTCAATCCAAAGAGACTGTTTATCTTAAATATATGAGAAGTTATCATCCAGTACCTTTTTGGAGGTTTTGCTGCCTCTTCACACCGAATAAGTTCAGCATACAAGCCATCAGCAGTTAATAACTCCTCATGTGTACCCATTTCTACAAGCTGGCCCTCTTCCATAACAGCAATATAGTCAGCATTCCTTATCAGAAAAAGGCGCCGGGCAATGATGATAGTTGAAACACCCATCATTAGTATATCAAGAGCTTCCTGAACAGCTCGCTCTGCCTCAAAATCAAGACCACCAGTGACTTCATCAAGCAATAAAATGCGAGGTTTGCAAAGCACAGCTCTTGCAATTGCAAGCTTTATCTTTTGCTCTTCTGTCAGGGTCAATCCACCGCTACCAATCTGCAAAATGAAACCTTTTGAGCATTCAACCAAATAAAATATCTAATCAACTGACAGCACAGCTTCATTCTCGAATATTATTTTAGTGGTTAAGGAAGACACCTGGGTTTCATATCCTTTAGGAAGTGAACTGATAAATGTTTGGGCATGTGCAAACTTTGCTGCCTCTTCAATTTCGTCTAAAGTTGCAGATCGCCCATAAACAATGTTCTCCTTTACACTCAAGCTCAGTAGAGCAGGTTCCTGTGTTACCAATCCTATTTGGCTTCTTAACCATTCAATTTTAAGGCTTTTGATATTTTCACCATCTAGAAGAACTTCTCCTGCAAGGATATGCCAAAGGCCCAGAGCTAATGTCAAGGGCATTTCTTTAGAAATAAAAAACGCTTTAAAAATAATTTCACGATGCAGCATTCCCAAAAACAAGTTGAGAATGCTTGTATACCCACCTAAAGTAGGATCATAGAAGCGCTCCATAAGTGGAATTATACTACTTTTCCCTGATCCATTTCTACCAACAAGTGCAACAGTTTTTTTGGCAGGTATGGTTAAGTAAAAACCACTTAAAATAGGAATATCAGGACGGGATAGATAACTGAAATAGACATTCCTAAATTCAATATTCCCTTGCACACTATCCAAAGTCTTTCCCTCTTGATTGATGCTTGCAGGTGACCGGCTTATCATCTCGTAAAGCCTATATGCAGCAATCCTGCCTTGCTCAAATGAATAAAAATTTGTGGCTGCTTGATTGAGACCACTGGAAAAAGATATATACATGGTATTACGACACAATCCATCAccagaaaaaaattgaaataacttgAATACCTAAAAAATGCatgcacatatataaatatttattaaaaaaaattatttaatttatgctTACAGGCCACTTAGAATTATAGCAAAAAGAGCTGTAATAATTTGTCCACCATTGGCTTTATCACGTGAGACTAAGAACCTCCCAAACCAAAGTTGCAATGCGCACGAGCATATGGCAAGCCCATACGTAAATCCTAGTCCAAGTCCTTGTACAAGACTTATCTGAATACCATATCTCAGTGTAGCCTGGAGTGAAGTTGCATAAGAATACTTTGCCAATGTCTCATTTGTGTAGGCATAAAGTGTCCTCACATATGCTATGGCCTGCACAAATCAGTCACAATAAGTTATTTAAAGCTATACACAAGCATAATACACAAATAAGGTCTGCTTAGTTCTGCTAGAACTGTCAATCATTCAAATATTTAAACCACCAACAAAAACTAAAATGATTGTGTTCTCTAAATTGTCATGGATGTAATGTCTTCTTGTTGCATACACATTCACCAAAAGTAGAAGCTCACTTAAATCATCATT encodes:
- the LOC131079558 gene encoding ABC transporter B family member 6 isoform X1 — its product is MMISRGLFGWSPPHIQPLTPVSEVSEPPESPSPYLDSSAEAVQVEDDGAVDESEDMEPPPAAVPFLRLFACADGLDCVLMIVGSLAAAAHGAALVVYLHFFGKVINFLHLRPGPGLSKDQIFDEFTKHALYIVYIAGGVFVAGWIEVSCWILTGERQTAVIRSKYVQVLLNQDMSFFDTYGNNGDIVSQVLSDVLLIQSALSEKVGNYVHNMATFFGGLAVGFINSWQVALVTLATGPFIVAAGGVSNIFLHRLAENIQDAYAEAASIAEQAIAYVRTLYAYTNETLAKYSYATSLQATLRYGIQISLVQGLGLGFTYGLAICSCALQLWFGRFLVSRDKANGGQIITALFAIILSGLGLNQAATNFYSFEQGRIAAYRLYEMISRSPASINQEGKTLDSVQGNIEFRNVYFSYLSRPDIPILSGFYLTIPAKKTVALVGRNGSGKSSIIPLMERFYDPTLGEVLLDGENIKSLKIEWLRSQIGLVTQEPALLSLSVKENIVYGRSATLDEIEEAAKFAHAQTFISSLPKGYETQIGSGGLTLTEEQKIKLAIARAVLCKPRILLLDEVTGGLDFEAERAVQEALDILMMGVSTIIIARRLFLIRNADYIAVMEEGQLVEMGTHEELLTADGLYAELIRCEEAAKPPKRTPVRTYKEIATFHIQKDPSASQSQQDPSSPKMVKSPSLQRQHAAHGLTHYQASNTTLDSPRLQSPPSEQMIENGASSDVQENLSSLTRQDSFETSLPSLPRLDVHAIQRQTSNNSDPESPVSPLLTSDPKNERSHSKTFSRSLSDFEETHVQGKDAREAQNLSTPSLWRLAELSFPEWLYALLGSIGAAIFGSFNPLLAYILVQVAEAYSEKSGRHLRHEVNKWCLVISCMGLVTVIANFLQHFYFGIMGEKMTERVRRMMFSAMLRNEVGWFDEEENSADALSMRLANDATFVRAAFSNRLSILIQDLTAVIVAVVIGMLLEWRVALVALATLPLLTVSAIAQKMWLAGFSKGIQEMHKNASLVLEDAVRNIYTVVAFCAGKKVMELYKLQLKKILVHSFLRGQLSGFAFGASQFLLFSCNALLLWYSAIAIKRDYVTLSTALKEYMIFSFATFALVEPFGLAPYILKRRKSLVSVFGIIDRKPKIDSDDSSGIKLPNVYGTIELKNVDFHYPTRPEVMVLSNFNLKVTGGQTVAVVGASGSGKSTIIALIERFYDPASGQIFLDGKELKSFNLRWLRNHMGLVQQEPILFSTTIRENIIYARHNATEAEMKEAARIANAHHFISSLPHGYDTHVGMRGLDLTPGQKQRIAIARVVLKNAPILLLDEASSAIESESSRVVQEALDTLIMGNKTTILIAHRVAMMRHVDTIVVLNGGRIVEEGSHDSLVEKNGLYVRLMQPHFNKNLRQHRLI
- the LOC131079558 gene encoding ABC transporter B family member 20 isoform X3; the protein is MSFFDTYGNNGDIVSQVLSDVLLIQSALSEKVGNYVHNMATFFGGLAVGFINSWQVALVTLATGPFIVAAGGVSNIFLHRLAENIQDAYAEAASIAEQAIAYVRTLYAYTNETLAKYSYATSLQATLRYGIQISLVQGLGLGFTYGLAICSCALQLWFGRFLVSRDKANGGQIITALFAIILSGLGLNQAATNFYSFEQGRIAAYRLYEMISRSPASINQEGKTLDSVQGNIEFRNVYFSYLSRPDIPILSGFYLTIPAKKTVALVGRNGSGKSSIIPLMERFYDPTLGEVLLDGENIKSLKIEWLRSQIGLVTQEPALLSLSVKENIVYGRSATLDEIEEAAKFAHAQTFISSLPKGYETQIGSGGLTLTEEQKIKLAIARAVLCKPRILLLDEVTGGLDFEAERAVQEALDILMMGVSTIIIARRLFLIRNADYIAVMEEGQLVEMGTHEELLTADGLYAELIRCEEAAKPPKRTPVRTYKEIATFHIQKDPSASQSQQDPSSPKMVKSPSLQRQHAAHGLTHYQASNTTLDSPRLQSPPSEQMIENGASSDVQENLSSLTRQDSFETSLPSLPRLDVHAIQRQTSNNSDPESPVSPLLTSDPKNERSHSKTFSRSLSDFEETHVQGKDAREAQNLSTPSLWRLAELSFPEWLYALLGSIGAAIFGSFNPLLAYILVQVAEAYSEKSGRHLRHEVNKWCLVISCMGLVTVIANFLQHFYFGIMGEKMTERVRRMMFSAMLRNEVGWFDEEENSADALSMRLANDATFVRAAFSNRLSILIQDLTAVIVAVVIGMLLEWRVALVALATLPLLTVSAIAQKMWLAGFSKGIQEMHKNASLVLEDAVRNIYTVVAFCAGKKVMELYKLQLKKILVHSFLRGQLSGFAFGASQFLLFSCNALLLWYSAIAIKRDYVTLSTALKEYMIFSFATFALVEPFGLAPYILKRRKSLVSVFGIIDRKPKIDSDDSSGIKLPNVYGTIELKNVDFHYPTRPEVMVLSNFNLKVTGGQTVAVVGASGSGKSTIIALIERFYDPASGQIFLDGKELKSFNLRWLRNHMGLVQQEPILFSTTIRENIIYARHNATEAEMKEAARIANAHHFISSLPHGYDTHVGMRGLDLTPGQKQRIAIARVVLKNAPILLLDEASSAIESESSRVVQEALDTLIMGNKTTILIAHRVAMMRHVDTIVVLNGGRIVEEGSHDSLVEKNGLYVRLMQPHFNKNLRQHRLI
- the LOC131079558 gene encoding ABC transporter B family member 20 isoform X2; translation: MFVLRIRSTSVDPAVHQFHLQHALYIVYIAGGVFVAGWIEVSCWILTGERQTAVIRSKYVQVLLNQDMSFFDTYGNNGDIVSQVLSDVLLIQSALSEKVGNYVHNMATFFGGLAVGFINSWQVALVTLATGPFIVAAGGVSNIFLHRLAENIQDAYAEAASIAEQAIAYVRTLYAYTNETLAKYSYATSLQATLRYGIQISLVQGLGLGFTYGLAICSCALQLWFGRFLVSRDKANGGQIITALFAIILSGLGLNQAATNFYSFEQGRIAAYRLYEMISRSPASINQEGKTLDSVQGNIEFRNVYFSYLSRPDIPILSGFYLTIPAKKTVALVGRNGSGKSSIIPLMERFYDPTLGEVLLDGENIKSLKIEWLRSQIGLVTQEPALLSLSVKENIVYGRSATLDEIEEAAKFAHAQTFISSLPKGYETQIGSGGLTLTEEQKIKLAIARAVLCKPRILLLDEVTGGLDFEAERAVQEALDILMMGVSTIIIARRLFLIRNADYIAVMEEGQLVEMGTHEELLTADGLYAELIRCEEAAKPPKRTPVRTYKEIATFHIQKDPSASQSQQDPSSPKMVKSPSLQRQHAAHGLTHYQASNTTLDSPRLQSPPSEQMIENGASSDVQENLSSLTRQDSFETSLPSLPRLDVHAIQRQTSNNSDPESPVSPLLTSDPKNERSHSKTFSRSLSDFEETHVQGKDAREAQNLSTPSLWRLAELSFPEWLYALLGSIGAAIFGSFNPLLAYILVQVAEAYSEKSGRHLRHEVNKWCLVISCMGLVTVIANFLQHFYFGIMGEKMTERVRRMMFSAMLRNEVGWFDEEENSADALSMRLANDATFVRAAFSNRLSILIQDLTAVIVAVVIGMLLEWRVALVALATLPLLTVSAIAQKMWLAGFSKGIQEMHKNASLVLEDAVRNIYTVVAFCAGKKVMELYKLQLKKILVHSFLRGQLSGFAFGASQFLLFSCNALLLWYSAIAIKRDYVTLSTALKEYMIFSFATFALVEPFGLAPYILKRRKSLVSVFGIIDRKPKIDSDDSSGIKLPNVYGTIELKNVDFHYPTRPEVMVLSNFNLKVTGGQTVAVVGASGSGKSTIIALIERFYDPASGQIFLDGKELKSFNLRWLRNHMGLVQQEPILFSTTIRENIIYARHNATEAEMKEAARIANAHHFISSLPHGYDTHVGMRGLDLTPGQKQRIAIARVVLKNAPILLLDEASSAIESESSRVVQEALDTLIMGNKTTILIAHRVAMMRHVDTIVVLNGGRIVEEGSHDSLVEKNGLYVRLMQPHFNKNLRQHRLI